The following are encoded together in the Thalassomonas haliotis genome:
- a CDS encoding SCO family protein, producing the protein MQEQGICKKNFPPSIPGSMLLVALWTAVLLVWPLILKANTPEKDIKVNHLMAPQEGKVSKKLQQQLDHSQHLAQLKQSGQEAQMTGQPQILIPNLTLTNELGQEVALMDDVIKDKIVVINTIFTRCTTVCPVMGIQYTRLQQLLKRRFGKEKVLEDVLLLSVSIDPLNDKPRQLKAFKNKFKGEPGWTLLTGSSANIEQLLRATGLFTADLQEHTPITLVGRVSQNTWTRLSGVGSPRPIAKLVDKLLNSPPPLAASHLHTPIEITPQQ; encoded by the coding sequence ATGCAAGAACAAGGCATCTGTAAAAAAAACTTTCCTCCATCAATCCCGGGTTCAATGCTGCTTGTCGCCCTGTGGACCGCGGTTTTACTTGTCTGGCCGCTGATACTCAAAGCAAACACGCCGGAAAAAGATATCAAAGTCAATCATTTGATGGCGCCGCAGGAAGGTAAAGTAAGCAAGAAATTACAGCAACAACTGGATCACAGCCAGCATTTGGCACAATTGAAGCAGTCAGGACAAGAAGCCCAAATGACCGGTCAGCCACAGATATTAATTCCCAACCTCACTCTGACCAATGAATTAGGCCAGGAAGTGGCACTGATGGATGATGTAATCAAAGATAAAATCGTGGTCATCAATACCATATTTACCCGCTGTACCACGGTTTGTCCTGTGATGGGGATACAGTATACCCGGCTCCAGCAGCTGTTAAAACGCCGTTTCGGCAAGGAAAAAGTACTCGAAGATGTCTTGCTGTTATCGGTCAGTATTGATCCGCTCAACGATAAACCGAGACAGTTAAAAGCCTTTAAAAATAAATTTAAGGGAGAGCCGGGCTGGACCCTGTTAACCGGCTCAAGTGCCAATATCGAGCAATTATTAAGGGCCACCGGACTCTTTACCGCGGATTTGCAAGAACATACGCCTATCACCCTGGTGGGGCGCGTCAGTCAAAATACCTGGACCCGGCTTTCCGGAGTGGGCTCTCCCCGGCCGATAGCAAAACTGGTGGATAAATTGCTCAACAGCCCACCACCTTTGGCGGCAAGCCATCTTCATACCCCGATAGAAATAACTCCTCAACAATAA
- a CDS encoding TauD/TfdA family dioxygenase — MRSLPESAIIQVANNKAARLLSAAQKITPYSNRDYYQAQNQLDTYKGIRHSCPDEFDTLQALIKNSLQQAPYCVLIKGLQFDKDYRLLVALNRSLGKLVARPYDKKTPRAQLIHHVEPQTDINNQNQAQGSVAKLSEKMHIDGADRLVPIRYVTMQCVRGDSQGGGRSRLLDISGFRNLLKQDGFSRKQIAILEQEPVPWKIADYLGGGITWRTILSKNNLNWRRYSIDTALAGEDVSISENMKKTLMQVEQALEQDSQYKYEFLMAPGDFLIVDNLRCLHARTAITNTGTKRLMYRAWVE; from the coding sequence ATGAGATCTTTACCGGAAAGTGCCATTATCCAGGTGGCAAATAACAAAGCGGCCAGGTTATTATCCGCGGCCCAAAAAATAACCCCTTATAGCAACAGGGATTATTACCAGGCGCAAAACCAACTCGATACTTATAAGGGTATACGGCACAGCTGCCCGGATGAATTCGACACCCTGCAGGCATTGATCAAAAACAGCCTGCAACAAGCTCCCTACTGTGTGCTGATTAAAGGATTACAGTTTGATAAAGACTACCGCTTGTTGGTGGCATTAAATCGCAGCCTGGGCAAATTGGTGGCCCGGCCATATGATAAAAAGACCCCAAGGGCACAGCTTATTCACCACGTAGAGCCGCAAACCGATATTAACAACCAAAATCAAGCACAAGGCAGCGTTGCCAAGCTCAGTGAAAAAATGCATATCGACGGTGCCGACCGCCTGGTGCCGATACGTTATGTGACCATGCAATGTGTGCGCGGCGACAGTCAGGGGGGAGGGCGATCGCGCTTGTTGGATATAAGCGGTTTTAGAAACCTGCTTAAGCAGGACGGTTTCAGCCGAAAGCAAATCGCCATACTTGAGCAAGAGCCTGTCCCCTGGAAAATAGCGGATTATCTCGGCGGTGGTATCACCTGGCGTACGATATTGAGCAAAAATAACCTGAACTGGCGGCGTTATAGCATAGATACAGCCCTGGCCGGTGAGGATGTCAGCATATCAGAAAACATGAAAAAGACGCTGATGCAGGTAGAGCAAGCACTCGAACAGGACAGCCAGTATAAATATGAGTTTTTAATGGCGCCGGGAGATTTTTTAATTGTTGATAATCTCAGGTGTCTACATGCCCGCACGGCGATCACCAATACGGGCACTAAGCGTTTGATGTACCGAGCCTGGGTGGAATAA
- a CDS encoding SAM-dependent methyltransferase, which produces MSDLNFNNCPPFCGALQHPGLAVNFDLYVDYSCQESTEDQQRIEAVLDNLISSGEIAQGSRVLHIGVGNSRFAAKFTAQGIKVDGITVSESEQQLGESLKLNDYQVYVANKYHRDFTGYFEPKQFDVIVDNNLASFSCCQYHFYQMLENYLGCLKTGGKILTDQRGMDWALAGPGFILDFEKLTGVVANLPLKVSRLTNMVYALELLPEKAKPQSLSVYARRNGDDGQAYIETFIPQAG; this is translated from the coding sequence ATGTCAGATCTCAACTTTAACAACTGTCCGCCCTTTTGCGGTGCGCTACAACACCCAGGACTTGCGGTTAACTTTGATCTTTATGTGGATTATTCCTGCCAGGAAAGCACCGAAGATCAACAGCGGATTGAGGCAGTACTCGATAACCTGATATCCAGCGGGGAAATAGCGCAGGGCAGCCGGGTATTGCATATTGGTGTCGGAAATTCCCGCTTTGCCGCCAAATTTACCGCGCAGGGGATAAAAGTTGACGGCATTACGGTTTCCGAGTCCGAGCAACAGCTTGGTGAGTCGTTAAAACTTAACGATTACCAGGTATATGTTGCCAACAAATATCACCGGGACTTTACCGGTTATTTCGAGCCAAAGCAGTTTGATGTTATTGTCGATAATAATCTCGCCTCTTTTAGCTGTTGCCAATATCATTTTTACCAGATGTTGGAAAACTATCTTGGCTGTTTGAAAACCGGCGGAAAAATTCTTACCGACCAAAGGGGGATGGATTGGGCATTGGCCGGACCGGGCTTTATTTTAGACTTTGAAAAATTGACCGGCGTTGTTGCCAATTTGCCCCTGAAAGTGAGCCGCCTCACCAACATGGTGTATGCACTGGAATTGCTGCCTGAAAAAGCGAAACCGCAAAGCTTGTCGGTTTATGCCAGGCGAAACGGCGATGACGGGCAAGCTTATATTGAAACTTTTATTCCCCAGGCGGGGTAA
- a CDS encoding ABC transporter six-transmembrane domain-containing protein: MMSATRLGILAIMQRFPVKLSCTWLLVVLENVLLSLVPLYIGFAIDDLLTGGTKDLLFVGVVLVLLTLISVLRRLYDTRVYGDIRVSLGMAVDNRHEQQPVSLRNARLDMAGELVDFLEHELPQLMTAVIQILVTLVVLASFHWQLTATALSLTLAMLLVYGLFDKRFYLLNGKLNSQMEKQVAIIKAGSRPLLAHLLRLKKYQVKLSDTEALVYGLIFLLACAFVVTNLWLAAGLLELSSGKVFSIVSYSWEYVEAAILLPVTLQTWSRLKNISQRLNQPSTARVPQQTQSSG, encoded by the coding sequence ATGATGTCGGCTACCCGGCTGGGTATCCTGGCTATCATGCAACGCTTTCCGGTGAAGTTAAGTTGCACCTGGCTGCTGGTCGTGCTGGAAAATGTCCTGCTGTCCCTGGTGCCTCTGTATATAGGTTTTGCCATCGATGATTTACTCACCGGCGGTACAAAAGACTTATTATTCGTCGGCGTTGTGCTGGTCTTACTGACCCTGATCTCTGTGCTCAGACGTCTTTACGATACCCGGGTTTATGGCGACATCAGGGTTTCTTTAGGCATGGCGGTCGATAACCGGCATGAGCAGCAGCCGGTGTCACTGAGAAATGCCCGGCTGGACATGGCCGGTGAGTTAGTGGACTTTTTAGAGCATGAACTGCCGCAATTGATGACGGCAGTGATCCAGATCCTGGTCACCCTGGTGGTCCTTGCCAGTTTTCACTGGCAGCTGACCGCCACAGCCCTGTCGCTAACCCTGGCGATGTTATTGGTTTACGGCCTGTTCGATAAACGGTTTTATTTGCTAAACGGCAAACTGAACAGCCAGATGGAAAAACAGGTCGCTATCATCAAAGCAGGCTCTAGGCCCCTGCTGGCCCACCTTTTGCGGTTAAAGAAATATCAAGTTAAGCTCTCCGACACCGAAGCCCTGGTTTACGGACTGATCTTTTTGCTGGCGTGCGCTTTTGTTGTCACTAACTTATGGCTGGCGGCAGGGTTATTGGAGCTGAGCAGCGGGAAAGTTTTCTCCATTGTCAGTTATTCCTGGGAATATGTCGAAGCGGCGATTTTATTGCCGGTAACGCTGCAAACCTGGTCGAGGTTAAAAAACATCAGCCAAAGGCTTAACCAGCCTTCCACCGCCCGGGTGCCACAACAGACGCAAAGCAGCGGTTAG
- a CDS encoding DegQ family serine endoprotease: MKRVSASILTILLLFLLLFFITPVQTSDNEIKSLQQTGKAFASIARAVSPSVVFIQVEGKAISRSDPRYYSPFGDGWPFGEDFLNEFFGDRFRGFQHPQRPKDHPKIMGQGSGFIFADKQGGVADKSYLLTNYHVVKNADNIQITLKDGRKFAAKITGSDPQSDLAVLEIKAVDLPPLKLGHSAKLEVGEWVVAIGNPFGLSHSLTVGVVSAIGRNSLGLNDYEDFIQTDAAINPGNSGGPLVNLNSEVVGINTAIFSRSGGYMGIGFAVPIDLAKSIARQLITSGKVTRGYLGLVIQDLSLALAESFGLDGQDGILVSQVSPDSPADEAGLKQGDIITAYQDKAISDVGTFRNLVAMTAPGNQEVVTIIRDGKTQTIQVKIGKQSKAQKTAAEIQSSEELGLHVESITPYLARKYDVTPGKGVVVTRIIPGSVAAMAGIESGSVILQVNRKGVDTAGEFKRAIDKSRSNKSVLLLVEKDHQQRYLVLSWR; this comes from the coding sequence ATGAAAAGAGTCAGCGCCAGTATCCTCACCATTTTATTATTGTTTCTATTACTGTTTTTTATTACCCCGGTACAAACAAGCGACAATGAAATCAAGTCGTTGCAGCAAACCGGCAAAGCCTTTGCCTCGATAGCACGTGCGGTGTCGCCGTCAGTGGTCTTTATCCAGGTGGAAGGCAAGGCAATCTCACGCTCGGATCCCAGATATTATTCCCCGTTCGGTGATGGCTGGCCTTTTGGCGAGGATTTTTTAAATGAATTTTTTGGCGATCGTTTCCGCGGTTTTCAGCACCCGCAACGGCCCAAAGATCACCCGAAAATTATGGGGCAGGGCTCGGGGTTTATTTTCGCCGACAAGCAAGGGGGAGTTGCCGATAAAAGTTATCTTTTAACCAACTATCATGTGGTAAAGAATGCCGACAATATTCAGATCACCCTGAAAGACGGCCGCAAGTTTGCCGCGAAAATCACCGGCAGCGATCCCCAGTCAGATCTGGCGGTGCTGGAAATTAAGGCCGTCGATTTGCCGCCGCTCAAGCTGGGTCATTCAGCTAAGCTGGAGGTGGGCGAGTGGGTTGTGGCCATAGGCAATCCTTTCGGGCTAAGTCACAGCCTGACGGTCGGAGTAGTGAGCGCCATAGGGCGCAACAGCCTGGGACTCAATGACTACGAAGACTTCATTCAAACCGATGCCGCCATTAACCCCGGTAATTCCGGCGGCCCCCTGGTTAACCTTAACAGCGAAGTGGTGGGGATTAATACCGCAATATTTTCACGCAGCGGCGGTTATATGGGCATAGGTTTTGCCGTACCCATTGACCTGGCAAAAAGTATCGCCCGGCAGCTGATAACCTCGGGTAAGGTTACCCGGGGTTATCTGGGGTTAGTGATCCAGGACTTATCTTTAGCCCTGGCGGAGTCATTTGGGCTTGATGGCCAGGACGGTATATTGGTTTCCCAGGTGAGTCCTGATTCTCCGGCAGATGAAGCCGGCTTGAAGCAAGGGGATATCATCACGGCCTACCAGGATAAAGCCATCTCGGATGTCGGCACTTTCCGCAACCTGGTGGCCATGACAGCTCCGGGCAATCAAGAAGTTGTAACCATTATCCGGGATGGAAAAACACAAACAATCCAGGTAAAAATTGGCAAACAAAGTAAGGCGCAGAAAACCGCAGCCGAAATTCAAAGCAGTGAAGAGCTGGGACTGCATGTTGAATCCATTACCCCGTATCTTGCCAGAAAATATGACGTTACCCCAGGTAAAGGCGTGGTCGTCACCCGGATCATTCCCGGTTCGGTGGCTGCTATGGCCGGTATAGAATCCGGCTCGGTCATTTTGCAGGTCAACCGCAAAGGCGTCGACACCGCCGGTGAATTCAAACGGGCAATCGATAAAAGCCGCAGCAATAAGTCTGTGCTGCTGCTGGTCGAAAAAGATCATCAGCAGCGCTACCTGGTATTGAGCTGGCGATAA
- a CDS encoding universal stress protein, with product MKINHILVIMDPTIEQQPALLKAISLAKKCNAAIELFLVVHHSALAPNWLNREHPQEHVIAEYLKTKQRWLDSYLNLAIKEKIAITSEVRWHKPLHGEILKKITETNTDLVVISTHQHSAIEQLNFSANDWQFLKTCPAPLLLAKANTADTYQNIMAAVDLKKSPSGEQALDKDILDTCVMLSEYLDTCAHINHVYDPKGHELWQGNNLSVLGLNIASYVSPVPPSQLEAYHRTEFFRLIEHYAFEDANIHLDTGIAGNRLTRNVIKHKIDLLVTGVRNHSGFIGNTTGNIVDHVNCDILALKAECQAAH from the coding sequence ATGAAAATTAATCATATTCTGGTGATTATGGATCCCACCATAGAGCAACAACCGGCCTTGTTGAAGGCCATTTCACTGGCAAAAAAATGCAATGCCGCCATAGAATTGTTTTTGGTGGTCCACCACAGCGCCCTTGCCCCGAACTGGCTCAATCGGGAGCATCCCCAGGAGCATGTGATTGCCGAATATTTAAAAACCAAACAGCGCTGGCTTGATAGCTATTTGAACCTGGCGATAAAAGAAAAGATTGCCATCACCTCAGAAGTACGCTGGCATAAACCCCTGCATGGGGAAATTTTGAAGAAAATCACCGAAACAAACACAGATCTGGTGGTTATCTCTACCCATCAGCATTCAGCGATTGAGCAGCTGAACTTTAGTGCCAATGACTGGCAATTCCTCAAAACCTGCCCTGCACCTTTATTGCTTGCCAAAGCTAATACTGCAGATACCTATCAAAACATTATGGCTGCGGTGGACTTGAAAAAATCGCCAAGTGGCGAACAGGCACTGGATAAAGATATTCTTGATACCTGTGTGATGCTGAGCGAATACCTGGATACCTGCGCCCATATCAACCATGTTTATGATCCTAAAGGACATGAATTATGGCAAGGCAATAACCTTTCGGTATTAGGGCTTAATATAGCCTCTTATGTCAGTCCCGTGCCGCCAAGCCAGTTAGAGGCATACCACAGGACAGAGTTTTTCCGTTTGATCGAGCATTATGCTTTTGAAGATGCCAACATTCATCTCGATACCGGTATTGCCGGTAACCGGCTCACCCGCAATGTGATAAAACATAAAATAGATCTGCTGGTCACGGGCGTGCGTAATCATTCGGGATTTATCGGCAATACCACGGGCAATATCGTTGATCATGTTAACTGTGATATTTTAGCCCTTAAGGCAGAATGCCAGGCGGCTCATTAG
- a CDS encoding bifunctional metallophosphatase/5'-nucleotidase: protein MAQKSWLKLTLLATALTLGACSTLTETINSSQNKQQQQKREFTILAVNDIYNIEGTDAGKSGGMARLRTLRQQLSTGDENVLLLHAGDFLFPSSMSSQYKGAQMIDLMNQLDGRESGFDERFYVTFGNHEFDKSAKKYGPMLAKRIEESDFYWLGTNVILEKSASNNSAGFSKSLLSNALTTINGVKVGLFSITTDMAIPEYAAIDNNYLAVARKNISSLKAQGAEVVVALTHLRISEDAELLRQLGEDGPDVIFGGHEHNRQHICVAAGKRTPCVIKADADIRSATVAKVSISPQGAVDVSHRYSIVEESTIASDKAVAERTRQWIKRYEQEYCDKHRQEPGCLLKVIGKTDVDLIAEELEIRRYETNLGAAIADTMISAFDDIKLDRKVQIALINSGSLRLNQNIPAGSELNNWYINGIFQYPVSIRLIEMTGKQLRQTIAHSIEDWTGNGWWLQSAGLAFRHNVKEGSFSELSLVDQGGNITPVRDDDVIVAAVSDYIADPGNGDQDGYTMLNLDKEIVYGEALIDLKARVTDTIKAKWAKGEAISPMLPGRVCSSDRATLPCVLN, encoded by the coding sequence ATGGCGCAAAAATCATGGTTAAAATTGACACTATTGGCAACTGCGCTAACGTTGGGCGCCTGCAGTACTTTAACTGAAACAATAAACAGTAGCCAAAACAAACAACAACAGCAAAAGCGCGAATTTACTATCCTGGCGGTGAACGACATTTATAACATTGAAGGCACAGATGCCGGAAAATCCGGTGGTATGGCGCGCCTGCGTACCTTGCGACAGCAGTTAAGCACGGGGGATGAAAATGTCCTGCTGCTCCATGCCGGAGATTTTCTCTTTCCTTCTTCCATGAGCAGCCAATATAAAGGCGCACAAATGATAGATCTGATGAACCAGCTTGATGGTCGGGAGTCAGGTTTTGATGAGCGCTTTTATGTCACTTTTGGTAATCATGAGTTTGACAAGTCGGCAAAAAAATATGGCCCTATGTTGGCTAAACGCATTGAAGAATCAGATTTTTACTGGCTTGGCACTAATGTCATCCTGGAAAAAAGCGCAAGTAACAACAGCGCCGGATTCAGCAAATCTCTCCTCAGCAATGCCCTGACGACAATTAATGGCGTTAAGGTTGGCCTGTTCAGTATCACTACGGACATGGCAATCCCCGAATATGCCGCCATAGATAATAATTACCTGGCAGTGGCCAGAAAGAATATCAGTAGCTTAAAGGCGCAGGGGGCCGAGGTCGTCGTTGCCCTAACCCATTTACGGATTTCAGAAGATGCCGAACTGCTCAGGCAGCTGGGGGAAGATGGCCCGGATGTAATTTTTGGTGGCCATGAGCATAACCGCCAGCATATCTGTGTTGCAGCGGGAAAGAGAACCCCTTGTGTGATCAAGGCCGATGCCGATATTCGCAGTGCGACTGTCGCCAAGGTGAGTATTTCACCGCAAGGAGCCGTGGATGTCAGCCACAGGTACAGCATAGTTGAAGAGTCAACGATTGCATCCGATAAGGCGGTTGCCGAGCGCACCCGCCAGTGGATAAAACGCTATGAACAAGAATATTGCGACAAACATCGACAAGAGCCGGGTTGTTTGCTTAAGGTGATTGGTAAAACCGATGTCGACCTGATTGCCGAAGAGCTGGAGATCCGTCGTTATGAAACCAACCTGGGCGCTGCCATTGCCGATACTATGATCAGTGCTTTTGATGATATCAAGCTGGACCGCAAAGTGCAGATAGCTTTGATCAATTCCGGCAGCCTGAGGTTAAACCAGAATATTCCCGCAGGCAGCGAGCTCAATAACTGGTATATCAATGGTATTTTTCAGTACCCGGTCAGTATCCGGTTGATTGAAATGACCGGCAAGCAGCTTAGGCAAACCATAGCCCACAGCATTGAGGACTGGACCGGTAACGGCTGGTGGCTGCAAAGTGCTGGTTTAGCCTTTCGCCACAACGTAAAAGAGGGCAGTTTCAGCGAACTCAGCCTGGTTGATCAAGGAGGTAATATCACACCGGTAAGAGATGACGATGTTATTGTCGCAGCAGTAAGCGATTATATTGCCGACCCGGGCAATGGCGATCAGGACGGTTATACCATGCTCAATTTGGACAAGGAAATCGTCTATGGTGAAGCCCTGATCGATCTTAAAGCCAGGGTAACGGATACCATCAAAGCCAAATGGGCCAAAGGCGAAGCCATTAGCCCTATGTTACCGGGCCGGGTTTGCAGCAGTGACCGGGCAACTTTACCTTGTGTACTGAATTAA
- a CDS encoding tyrosine-type recombinase/integrase, whose protein sequence is MATNQKLSAKLKPHPIFDNLTHLDNPFQLKDFDAGPFITSHLSQDAELDHKLANDEYEYAWKFIYSYNGSSATFNVYRRETERLLQWAWLVRQKNVLALKREDIESYVTFCQQPPKHWIGNKNVGRFKSKNGQRVANPDWRPFVTSVSKIDNKKGLSPDINDFELSKASVQSIFAVLSSFFNFLIQEQLIEANPVLLIRQKSKFMVKNQNSAPVRRISNLQWDYVIETVELMAAEEPEVHERSLFILNCLLAMYLRISELVADERSSPSMGDFQRDSDGHWWLHVIGKGNKSRKITVSDEMIAALKRYRRFLNLPAMPALGEHTPLVAKQKGKGPVTSTRQIRSIVQLCFDNSYLRMKNDGLAEDAEDLKLATVHWLRHTGISEDVKTRPREHVRDDAGHSSMQTTDRYIESDARERHLSGRKKKLKELD, encoded by the coding sequence ATGGCAACTAACCAGAAACTTTCAGCAAAACTAAAACCGCACCCGATATTTGACAACCTCACTCATTTGGATAACCCGTTTCAGTTAAAAGACTTTGATGCCGGTCCCTTTATTACAAGCCACTTATCTCAGGATGCCGAACTTGACCACAAGCTGGCTAATGACGAATACGAATACGCCTGGAAATTTATTTACAGCTACAACGGCAGCTCTGCCACCTTCAATGTTTACCGCCGTGAAACCGAACGCCTGCTGCAATGGGCCTGGCTGGTGCGTCAAAAGAATGTTTTGGCACTTAAACGTGAAGATATTGAAAGCTATGTCACCTTTTGTCAGCAGCCGCCGAAACATTGGATCGGCAATAAAAATGTCGGCCGCTTTAAGTCTAAAAACGGCCAGCGTGTCGCGAATCCCGACTGGCGTCCGTTTGTCACCTCGGTCTCTAAAATCGACAATAAAAAAGGCCTGAGTCCGGATATTAACGACTTTGAATTATCTAAGGCCTCGGTACAGTCCATCTTTGCGGTATTGTCTTCCTTTTTTAACTTCCTGATCCAGGAACAGCTGATTGAAGCCAACCCTGTGCTGTTGATCCGGCAAAAAAGCAAGTTTATGGTGAAAAATCAAAACAGCGCACCGGTACGGCGCATCAGTAATTTGCAATGGGATTATGTTATTGAAACTGTTGAACTTATGGCAGCAGAAGAACCTGAAGTACACGAACGCTCGCTGTTTATTTTAAACTGCCTGCTGGCCATGTATTTGCGGATTTCCGAGCTGGTGGCGGATGAAAGATCATCGCCGTCCATGGGCGACTTTCAGCGGGACAGCGATGGCCACTGGTGGCTGCATGTTATCGGTAAAGGTAATAAATCCCGCAAAATAACCGTCAGCGATGAAATGATTGCCGCCCTTAAGCGTTACCGCCGCTTCCTCAATTTGCCCGCCATGCCAGCCTTGGGCGAGCACACGCCACTGGTGGCCAAACAAAAAGGCAAAGGCCCGGTAACCAGCACCCGGCAGATACGCTCTATAGTGCAGTTATGCTTTGATAACAGCTACTTACGTATGAAAAACGACGGCTTGGCAGAGGATGCCGAAGACTTGAAACTGGCCACTGTACACTGGCTGCGCCATACCGGTATTTCAGAAGATGTTAAAACCCGGCCACGGGAGCATGTGCGTGACGATGCCGGTCATTCTTCGATGCAAACCACAGACAGGTATATTGAAAGTGATGCCAGGGAAAGACATTTGTCCGGTCGCAAGAAAAAACTAAAAGAGCTGGATTAA
- a CDS encoding SPOR domain-containing protein, protein MKAKRTLALLRMIKNITALFVVLLAAGTGLTLYLPQFQPDSNGAGQHIHYQINQDSLKKPLLMSTTLLDPLEQQASGFGLRLGLFSQLAQAIRQGQAYSLAQIPDIVKVTDEQRYWYLLILGPYPSEDLAHQQSFQLEEKHGISTTLIRWPFAEKKAASSETAKVKMPSAP, encoded by the coding sequence ATGAAGGCTAAACGGACTTTAGCCTTACTGAGAATGATAAAAAACATCACCGCCTTGTTTGTGGTTTTACTTGCCGCCGGAACCGGACTCACCCTCTACCTGCCCCAGTTCCAGCCGGACAGCAATGGCGCCGGGCAGCATATCCATTATCAAATTAACCAGGATTCATTAAAAAAGCCTTTGCTGATGTCGACCACTTTGCTCGATCCCCTGGAGCAGCAGGCATCAGGCTTTGGACTGCGCCTGGGGCTTTTTAGCCAGTTGGCCCAGGCGATCCGTCAGGGCCAAGCATATTCATTGGCGCAAATTCCCGACATTGTCAAAGTAACCGATGAGCAAAGGTATTGGTATTTGCTTATCCTTGGCCCCTACCCCAGTGAAGATCTGGCACATCAGCAAAGCTTTCAACTGGAAGAAAAACATGGCATTTCAACTACGCTGATCCGGTGGCCTTTTGCAGAGAAAAAAGCAGCCTCCTCTGAAACAGCCAAGGTAAAAATGCCATCGGCGCCATAA
- a CDS encoding DUF4150 domain-containing protein: MFANTQMTAINLGFPDVCKTIVGPAVVPIPYPNIATTSTAIPNIFNMFTMAMPDHNLMTTVPLSNGDEAGVAMGVVSSMIIGPVRHMFGSVKVFKSVMPATKMLSPTGQNGMALNVPGMTLSPCQVKVMILS; the protein is encoded by the coding sequence ATGTTTGCCAATACCCAAATGACCGCCATTAACTTAGGTTTTCCCGATGTTTGTAAAACTATCGTCGGACCTGCGGTGGTGCCTATCCCGTATCCCAATATTGCCACTACCTCAACGGCGATTCCCAATATTTTCAACATGTTTACCATGGCAATGCCGGATCACAACCTGATGACCACAGTGCCTTTGTCCAACGGTGATGAGGCCGGGGTGGCCATGGGGGTGGTATCGAGTATGATTATCGGCCCGGTGCGCCACATGTTCGGCAGCGTTAAGGTCTTTAAATCTGTGATGCCGGCCACCAAGATGTTGTCGCCGACCGGGCAAAACGGCATGGCGCTTAATGTCCCGGGCATGACCTTAAGCCCGTGCCAGGTCAAGGTGATGATATTGTCTTAA
- a CDS encoding DUF3540 domain-containing protein, with protein sequence MNAKLTFSHHIQPQLSTVFTGEITGYDSKRQSWQLDHEYDASCAASLLVKPEVGDKVCFIELDGRYYLVHLLTRSQKNQELVLESSKKVHWIAPRLRFTAFEQLELISLNKLALTGKDYLMSAASTMVVHAEHMIQQLGQYSLTAKGLLKQSAKHQVITAKKDVRIDGERINMG encoded by the coding sequence ATGAATGCAAAATTAACATTTAGCCACCACATTCAGCCCCAGTTAAGCACAGTCTTTACCGGGGAAATTACCGGTTATGACAGCAAGCGGCAAAGCTGGCAGCTGGACCATGAATATGATGCAAGCTGTGCCGCCAGTTTGCTGGTAAAACCCGAAGTCGGCGATAAGGTGTGTTTTATTGAACTTGACGGCCGCTATTACCTGGTGCACTTGCTTACCAGGAGCCAGAAAAATCAGGAGCTGGTGCTGGAGTCGAGTAAAAAAGTGCATTGGATCGCGCCAAGGTTGCGTTTTACCGCCTTTGAACAGCTTGAACTCATCTCCCTGAACAAACTGGCGCTGACCGGCAAAGATTACCTGATGTCGGCGGCAAGCACTATGGTGGTACATGCCGAGCATATGATCCAGCAGCTGGGCCAGTATTCCCTGACCGCCAAAGGCTTGTTAAAACAAAGCGCCAAGCACCAGGTGATCACCGCCAAAAAAGATGTCCGTATCGATGGCGAACGCATCAATATGGGCTGA